In the Bradyrhizobium guangzhouense genome, one interval contains:
- a CDS encoding TIGR03808 family TAT-translocated repetitive protein, translating into MDLNRRHLIGASTAGIAGALAMPSDAARAAPLTSLLGRDATQYGVRPGSSEDQTRVLQRAIDDASRAQMPLALPPGIYRTGLLRLPKGAQLIGVRGATKFVFTGGASAILSEGSDSIGLTGLTFDGGGIPLPTRRGLIHVLGGRDVRITDCEIRTSGGSGIWLEQVSGDVSGNIFTDIAVTAVVSFDARGLSVSRNTIVGTNDNGIEILRTAIGDDGTFVADNRIEDIKAGPGGSGQYGNAINAFRAGNVIVRGNRIRNCDYSAVRGNSASNIHITGNSVSDVREVALYSEFSFEAAVIANNTVDGAAVGVSVCNFNEGGRIAVVQGNIIRNLIPKRPIGTAPDDDAGVGIYVEADTSVSGNVIENAPSYGIVAGWGKYLRDVAITGNVIRKALAGIGISVVSGAGTALVNNNMISETPRGAVVGLDHARAVTADLSAEGAQRFAQVMIGGNAVRQ; encoded by the coding sequence ATGGATCTCAACCGCCGTCATCTCATCGGAGCTTCGACCGCCGGCATTGCCGGTGCGCTGGCCATGCCCTCAGACGCCGCGCGCGCGGCGCCGCTGACGTCGCTGCTCGGCCGCGATGCGACCCAATATGGCGTGCGACCAGGCAGCAGCGAGGATCAGACGCGCGTTCTCCAGCGTGCGATCGACGACGCCTCGCGGGCGCAGATGCCGCTGGCGCTGCCGCCCGGAATCTACCGCACGGGCCTTTTGCGGCTGCCGAAGGGGGCGCAACTGATCGGCGTGCGTGGCGCGACGAAATTCGTCTTCACCGGCGGGGCCTCGGCGATCTTGAGCGAGGGTTCTGATTCGATCGGCCTCACCGGCCTCACCTTCGACGGTGGCGGCATTCCCCTGCCGACGCGGCGCGGACTGATCCATGTCCTCGGCGGGCGCGACGTCCGCATCACCGATTGCGAGATCAGGACATCGGGCGGCAGCGGCATCTGGCTGGAGCAGGTGTCGGGCGACGTCTCCGGCAACATCTTTACCGACATCGCCGTCACTGCGGTGGTCTCGTTCGACGCCAGGGGCCTCAGCGTGTCCCGCAACACCATTGTCGGCACCAACGACAACGGCATCGAGATCCTGCGCACCGCCATCGGCGACGACGGCACTTTCGTCGCCGACAACCGTATCGAGGATATCAAGGCCGGCCCGGGTGGCTCCGGCCAGTACGGCAATGCCATCAACGCCTTCCGCGCCGGCAACGTGATCGTGCGCGGCAATCGCATCAGAAATTGCGACTATTCGGCCGTGCGCGGCAACTCGGCCTCGAACATCCACATCACAGGCAACAGCGTCAGCGACGTGCGCGAGGTCGCGCTCTATTCCGAGTTTTCGTTCGAGGCCGCGGTGATTGCCAACAACACGGTCGACGGCGCCGCCGTCGGCGTCTCCGTCTGTAATTTCAACGAGGGCGGACGTATTGCGGTCGTTCAAGGCAATATCATCCGCAATTTGATCCCGAAGCGCCCCATCGGCACCGCGCCTGACGACGATGCCGGCGTCGGCATCTACGTCGAGGCCGATACCTCGGTATCAGGCAATGTGATCGAGAACGCGCCGTCCTACGGCATCGTCGCCGGTTGGGGCAAATATCTGCGCGACGTCGCGATCACGGGCAATGTGATCCGCAAGGCGCTGGCCGGCATCGGCATCTCCGTCGTATCAGGCGCCGGCACCGCACTCGTCAACAACAACATGATCTCAGAAACCCCGCGCGGCGCGGTGGTCGGCCTGGACCATGCCCGCGCGGTGACGGCGGATCTGTCCGCGGAAGGCGCGCAGCGCTTTGCACAGGTGATGATTGGCGGCAACGCCGTGCGGCAATAG
- a CDS encoding TIGR03809 family protein produces the protein MTHRHNAGQGAASREIAARWCALAEQRLEHLSEMFETGRWRRYHSELAFLENIQEAKRAVQTWRALANGEDVAAAAASVTSAFGWSPATMPRVFPREQAQTVQPKAVHIEPETSVPVRLEPEPDILAEIVEAPIAPAAPMAPVAPPARVAPAIRIAPAQRIAPTAPAASIASFLQTFTPPADDIVAAPERVVEFTFSLDGIEAKYPLLRNTF, from the coding sequence ATGACTCATCGCCATAACGCTGGCCAAGGCGCGGCCAGCCGTGAAATTGCGGCACGCTGGTGCGCTCTCGCAGAGCAGCGGCTGGAGCATCTCTCCGAAATGTTCGAGACCGGGCGGTGGCGTCGCTACCATTCCGAACTCGCATTCCTCGAAAACATCCAGGAAGCCAAGCGCGCGGTCCAGACCTGGCGCGCCCTTGCGAATGGCGAGGACGTCGCCGCGGCCGCCGCGAGCGTGACCTCTGCATTCGGCTGGTCGCCGGCGACCATGCCGCGCGTGTTTCCCCGCGAGCAGGCCCAGACCGTGCAGCCAAAAGCGGTGCATATCGAGCCCGAGACCTCCGTTCCGGTCAGGCTCGAGCCCGAGCCCGATATCCTCGCTGAAATCGTCGAGGCGCCCATTGCACCGGCCGCCCCGATGGCGCCAGTCGCTCCGCCTGCACGGGTTGCTCCGGCAATTCGGATCGCTCCGGCTCAACGGATCGCTCCGACTGCGCCGGCAGCGTCCATCGCATCGTTCCTGCAGACCTTCACCCCGCCCGCCGACGACATCGTCGCGGCCCCCGAGCGCGTGGTCGAATTCACCTTCAGCCTCGACGGCATCGAAGCCAAGTACCCGCTGCTGCGGAATACGTTCTGA
- a CDS encoding S8 family serine peptidase has protein sequence MMRKSESKLRAGTYASSAGAALLLAACLGIGVAQAQAIMRTPTISVPSRTPTISASVAARAVGGGDHGPHLTPTLHVTPTVHTIARIAPSSVNPVLPYARYSPNLYPACSNAYRDADGECLGQPKGGGDGSGKSARKSAGKGRGNATPAAITSRSFANEFVAEIDGALSPAEADELARRHGLTRVSSETFPLIAATVGLFRITDGRSYETVRREFAADASVRSLQPNFRYVLQDQKPAVPTEGDPAQYALSKLHLPQAHTLVHGANVTIAVIDSGIDAKHPELANSIADVFDALGSSEGAHVHGTGIAGAIVAHAKLMGSAPEARIIAIRAFGGTAGGAESSSYIILRSLNYAAEHGAQIVNMSFAGPKDAVIERAIAASAERGLVLIAAAGNAGAKSPPLYPAANPNVIAVSATDQQDKLFTASNRGNYIALAAPGVDIFLPAPDGKYQITSGTSFSAAYVSGVAALLLERNYTLKPEALRMTLAKTARDLGSPGRDDLFGDGEPDAFAAVMTVPADSTTPVAAAAATTKREDAEKRRDDPNIRAIEQPSLSSADDKSAISQTDRPAAR, from the coding sequence ATGATGCGCAAGTCCGAGAGTAAGCTGCGAGCCGGCACCTACGCTTCCTCGGCTGGAGCCGCGCTCCTGCTCGCCGCCTGTCTCGGCATCGGAGTGGCGCAGGCCCAGGCGATCATGCGCACGCCGACGATCAGCGTTCCGTCGCGTACGCCGACGATCTCTGCGAGTGTCGCGGCGAGAGCCGTAGGCGGCGGCGATCACGGTCCGCACCTGACGCCGACACTGCACGTGACGCCGACGGTTCATACCATCGCGCGGATCGCGCCGAGTTCCGTGAACCCCGTGCTGCCCTACGCGCGCTATTCGCCAAATCTCTATCCGGCCTGTTCCAACGCCTATCGCGATGCCGACGGGGAGTGCCTCGGCCAGCCGAAAGGCGGCGGCGACGGGTCCGGAAAGTCGGCCAGGAAGAGCGCCGGCAAGGGACGGGGCAACGCCACGCCCGCCGCGATCACGTCCCGCAGTTTCGCCAATGAATTCGTGGCCGAGATCGATGGCGCGCTGTCGCCGGCTGAAGCCGACGAGCTCGCCCGGCGCCACGGCCTGACCCGCGTGTCGTCCGAAACCTTCCCGCTGATCGCGGCCACGGTCGGCCTGTTCCGCATCACCGACGGCCGCTCTTACGAGACTGTTCGGCGCGAGTTCGCGGCCGACGCGAGCGTGCGCTCGCTTCAGCCGAACTTCCGTTACGTGCTGCAGGATCAGAAGCCGGCGGTGCCGACCGAAGGAGATCCGGCGCAATACGCGCTGTCCAAGCTGCATCTGCCGCAAGCGCACACGCTGGTACACGGCGCCAATGTCACGATTGCCGTGATCGATTCTGGCATCGACGCCAAGCATCCCGAACTGGCCAATTCCATTGCCGACGTTTTCGACGCTCTTGGCAGTAGCGAGGGCGCCCATGTCCATGGCACCGGTATTGCGGGTGCCATCGTGGCCCATGCCAAGCTGATGGGCAGCGCGCCGGAAGCACGCATCATCGCCATCAGAGCTTTCGGCGGCACCGCCGGCGGTGCGGAGAGTTCGTCCTACATCATCCTGCGCTCGCTCAACTACGCCGCCGAGCACGGCGCCCAGATCGTCAATATGAGCTTTGCCGGCCCGAAGGACGCCGTGATCGAGCGTGCGATCGCGGCCAGCGCCGAACGTGGCCTGGTACTGATCGCGGCCGCCGGCAATGCCGGCGCCAAATCGCCGCCGCTCTATCCTGCTGCAAATCCCAACGTGATCGCCGTCAGCGCGACCGACCAGCAGGACAAGTTGTTCACCGCGTCCAACCGCGGCAATTACATCGCGCTGGCCGCGCCCGGCGTCGACATTTTCCTGCCGGCGCCTGACGGCAAATACCAGATCACGTCGGGCACCTCGTTCTCGGCGGCCTATGTCTCCGGAGTCGCGGCATTGCTGCTGGAACGCAATTACACCCTGAAGCCGGAAGCGCTGCGCATGACGCTGGCGAAGACGGCGCGCGACCTCGGTTCACCCGGGCGTGACGACCTCTTTGGCGACGGCGAGCCCGATGCGTTTGCCGCGGTCATGACCGTTCCGGCCGACAGCACGACGCCGGTCGCGGCCGCCGCTGCTACAACTAAACGTGAAGATGCCGAGAAGCGTCGCGACGACCCCAACATCCGCGCGATCGAGCAGCCCTCGCTGTCGAGCGCCGACGATAAATCCGCGATTTCTCAGACGGATAGGCCGGCGGCGCGATAG
- a CDS encoding sigma-70 family RNA polymerase sigma factor, which translates to MSVTQAATDEVLIARIAQGDRLAMQVLYGRHHVRVYRFGLRLVRDEQTAEDLISEVFLDVWRQAGKFEGRSAVSTWLLAITRFKALSALRRRKDFELDDEAANAIEDSSDDPETAVQKKDTSVALRECLTGLSPDHREIVDLVYYHEKSVEEVAEIVGIPENTVKTRLFYARKKLAELLKAAGIERGWP; encoded by the coding sequence TTGAGCGTGACACAGGCGGCTACGGACGAGGTCCTGATCGCCAGGATCGCCCAAGGTGACCGGCTCGCGATGCAGGTGCTGTACGGGCGGCACCATGTCAGGGTGTACAGGTTCGGTCTGCGGCTCGTGCGGGACGAGCAGACGGCGGAAGACCTCATCAGCGAGGTGTTTCTCGACGTCTGGCGTCAGGCCGGCAAGTTCGAGGGCCGATCCGCCGTTTCCACCTGGCTCTTGGCAATCACCCGATTCAAGGCCCTGTCGGCGCTCCGGCGCAGAAAGGACTTTGAACTGGACGACGAAGCCGCCAACGCGATCGAGGATTCATCCGACGATCCGGAAACGGCGGTGCAGAAGAAGGATACGAGCGTGGCGTTGCGGGAGTGTCTGACGGGCCTCTCGCCGGACCATCGGGAAATCGTCGACCTCGTCTACTACCACGAGAAGTCCGTGGAGGAAGTGGCCGAAATCGTCGGAATCCCGGAGAACACGGTAAAGACGCGCTTGTTCTATGCGCGCAAGAAATTGGCCGAACTGCTGAAGGCAGCCGGCATTGAGCGAGGCTGGCCATGA
- a CDS encoding GGDEF domain-containing protein translates to MNTAATSFPERSAAEAADLVLTREEAAPGVLARRIRQRRQMYVGQVASYSLGAFVLLLYAYDGAVRIEVPSLFWIGGVTIIGIFVVMSEAGIGDRHNDHYLTVFQISAHMALQFIFLVSVPTIGIAFISVLFLIFAFGTLRMTSVQAMLTWALATCALATVFLASDLPIGMPVATRLQRTASMLCFVLVIGQCAFLGLFGATLRKILYRRSIELKAAYQRIEELAELDELTGSYNRRCIMRLLDTEIEKSRQANVPCAIALIDLDWFKRINDAHGHPVGDEVLRTFAITIFANIRPDDRFGRYGGEEFLLLLPGTASEAASRMLDRLRSIVAELDWSAFSPGMRVTISAGVVTLRANDTADTFLARADSTLYSAKAQGRNRIATS, encoded by the coding sequence ATGAACACGGCTGCGACGTCCTTCCCGGAGAGGAGTGCCGCAGAGGCCGCGGATCTCGTCCTCACGCGTGAGGAGGCTGCACCCGGCGTGCTGGCGCGCCGGATCCGGCAGCGCCGGCAGATGTATGTCGGTCAGGTCGCGAGCTATTCGCTCGGCGCCTTCGTGCTGCTGCTCTATGCCTATGACGGCGCCGTCCGTATTGAAGTACCGTCGCTGTTCTGGATCGGCGGCGTCACGATCATCGGCATCTTCGTGGTGATGTCGGAGGCCGGCATCGGCGACAGGCACAACGACCATTATCTCACCGTCTTCCAGATCTCGGCGCATATGGCGCTGCAATTCATCTTCCTGGTGTCGGTGCCGACGATCGGGATCGCCTTCATCAGCGTGCTGTTCCTGATCTTCGCCTTCGGTACGCTGCGCATGACCTCGGTTCAGGCGATGCTGACCTGGGCACTCGCGACCTGCGCCCTCGCGACCGTCTTCCTCGCCTCCGACCTGCCGATCGGCATGCCGGTCGCTACGCGGCTTCAGCGGACGGCCTCGATGCTGTGCTTCGTGCTGGTGATCGGCCAGTGCGCCTTCCTCGGCCTGTTCGGCGCCACGCTGCGCAAGATCCTGTACCGGCGCAGCATCGAGCTGAAGGCCGCCTATCAGCGCATCGAGGAGCTGGCCGAGCTCGACGAGCTGACCGGCTCCTACAATCGCCGCTGCATCATGCGACTGCTCGACACAGAGATCGAAAAGTCGCGGCAGGCGAATGTGCCCTGCGCCATCGCGCTGATCGATCTCGATTGGTTCAAGCGCATCAACGACGCCCACGGCCATCCCGTCGGCGACGAGGTGCTGCGGACCTTTGCCATCACCATCTTCGCCAACATCCGGCCCGATGACCGTTTTGGCCGCTATGGCGGCGAGGAATTTCTGCTGCTGCTGCCCGGCACCGCAAGCGAGGCTGCATCGCGCATGCTCGATCGGCTGCGCAGCATCGTCGCCGAGCTCGACTGGAGCGCATTTTCGCCCGGTATGCGCGTGACGATTTCCGCCGGCGTCGTGACGCTGCGCGCTAACGATACTGCCGACACGTTTCTCGCGCGCGCCGACAGCACGCTCTATTCCGCCAAAGCGCAAGGGCGCAACCGCATTGCCACGAGTTGA
- a CDS encoding DUF2336 domain-containing protein, translated as MRSKTVKSSANLLEELQSALAHGTVARRVETLRRVTDLFINNAVDYSDDHVRVFDDVFQCLIEQIETSAKALLADRLAPIGAAPPQIIRTLALDDVIEVAGPVLSKSERLDETTLLEIARSKSQAHLKAISLRRVLSEALTDVLVTRGNEDVVQSTVNNHGARLSESSLADLVTRAERDDDLATCIGLRPDLPRHHYLKLVAKASLSVRRKLEAAHPELASEVSSAVQEAAQRVRTAAMTRQTEMARALVKSLHEDGRLNEFQVATFAEQGKFDEANAGLAALAGVSVETAENMMIESRTEGLMILAKVAGMQWSSVRAIVAMREKLSGGSQTDMLSLRDTYEALRSSTAQQVLRFHRMQNATSAA; from the coding sequence ATGAGATCCAAGACCGTCAAGTCATCCGCGAATTTGCTCGAGGAATTGCAGTCGGCGCTTGCGCACGGCACCGTCGCGCGCCGGGTCGAGACGCTACGCCGCGTCACCGATCTCTTCATCAACAACGCCGTGGATTATTCCGACGATCATGTCCGCGTGTTCGACGACGTCTTTCAGTGCCTGATCGAGCAGATCGAAACCTCGGCAAAAGCATTGCTCGCCGATCGTCTCGCGCCGATCGGAGCCGCGCCGCCGCAAATCATCCGTACGCTGGCGCTCGACGACGTCATCGAAGTCGCAGGTCCCGTGCTGTCAAAGTCTGAGCGGCTGGACGAGACCACCCTGCTCGAGATCGCGCGCAGCAAGAGCCAGGCGCACCTCAAGGCGATCTCGCTGCGGCGGGTGCTGTCGGAGGCGCTGACCGACGTGCTGGTCACGCGCGGCAACGAAGACGTGGTGCAGTCGACCGTCAACAACCACGGCGCCCGCCTTTCCGAGAGCAGCCTCGCCGATCTCGTCACGCGCGCCGAGCGCGACGACGACCTCGCCACCTGCATCGGCCTGCGGCCCGATTTGCCACGGCATCATTATCTGAAGCTCGTCGCCAAGGCTTCCCTGAGCGTTCGCAGGAAGCTGGAAGCGGCCCATCCCGAGCTTGCCAGCGAAGTATCGAGCGCGGTCCAGGAAGCGGCCCAGCGGGTCCGCACCGCTGCCATGACGAGGCAGACCGAAATGGCGCGGGCGCTGGTGAAATCACTGCATGAGGACGGTCGCCTCAACGAATTCCAGGTCGCGACCTTCGCCGAGCAGGGCAAGTTCGACGAGGCCAATGCCGGGCTTGCGGCCCTCGCAGGGGTGTCGGTCGAGACCGCGGAGAACATGATGATCGAGAGCCGCACCGAGGGCCTGATGATCCTCGCCAAGGTCGCCGGCATGCAATGGTCGAGCGTGCGCGCGATCGTCGCCATGCGCGAAAAGCTCTCGGGCGGCTCGCAGACCGACATGCTGTCGCTGCGCGATACCTACGAGGCCCTGCGCTCCTCCACCGCACAGCAGGTGCTGCGTTTCCACCGCATGCAGAACGCGACGTCCGCGGCTTAA
- a CDS encoding NrsF family protein, with product MDTDQLIRTLAADNARRPPRVGALLTMGLLVAAPFSILIFATFLGVRPDVMTAMHNPFFDTKFAVTLSLAIPAIIISLHLSRPEALMRGWGWLLLLPVGLLAVAIGSEAMMAPAMPMTMRLVGKNSRWCMLAIPAMSLPLLAGALFGLRHGAPSRPAQAGALAGLLSAGLAATLYASHCTDDSPLFVATWYTIATAIVTAIGAAVGSKILRY from the coding sequence ATGGATACCGATCAACTCATTCGCACGCTCGCGGCCGACAACGCCCGCCGCCCTCCGCGCGTCGGCGCGCTGCTGACCATGGGACTGCTGGTCGCGGCGCCGTTCTCGATCCTGATCTTCGCCACCTTCCTGGGCGTGCGGCCTGACGTGATGACGGCGATGCACAACCCGTTCTTCGATACGAAGTTCGCGGTGACTTTGTCGCTGGCGATCCCCGCGATCATCATCAGCCTGCATTTGTCCCGGCCCGAAGCCCTGATGCGCGGGTGGGGCTGGCTCCTGCTGCTGCCCGTCGGCCTGCTTGCGGTTGCGATCGGCAGCGAAGCGATGATGGCGCCGGCGATGCCGATGACGATGCGGCTGGTCGGCAAGAATTCGCGGTGGTGCATGTTGGCGATCCCGGCGATGTCGCTGCCGCTTCTCGCGGGTGCCTTGTTCGGCCTGCGCCACGGTGCGCCGTCGCGACCGGCCCAGGCCGGCGCGCTCGCCGGTCTGTTGTCGGCCGGGCTCGCCGCCACGCTCTACGCCTCGCATTGCACCGATGACTCGCCGCTGTTCGTCGCGACTTGGTACACGATCGCGACCGCGATCGTGACCGCGATCGGCGCGGCGGTGGGATCGAAGATCCTGAGGTATTAA
- a CDS encoding sigma-70 family RNA polymerase sigma factor → MRGREDEWTDLMRSAMTGDDAAYHRLLRAVTPVLRAAARRGLARAGQPPDQAEDIVQEILLAVHLKRHTWDSEAPFAPWLFAIARNKLIDALRRRGRRVFVNIDDFAETLPGEAPQETASAGEVTAQLNTLPQRQRDVLQSIAVDSASIKDTATKFAMSEGAVRVALHRGLAALTAKLRDH, encoded by the coding sequence GTGCGCGGACGTGAGGACGAATGGACCGACCTGATGCGGTCGGCCATGACGGGGGATGATGCTGCGTATCATCGCCTGTTGAGAGCGGTCACACCGGTGCTGCGCGCTGCTGCGAGGCGCGGCTTGGCGCGTGCCGGGCAGCCTCCCGATCAGGCCGAGGATATCGTGCAGGAAATCTTGTTGGCGGTGCATCTGAAGCGGCACACCTGGGACAGCGAAGCCCCCTTCGCCCCCTGGCTGTTCGCGATCGCGCGCAACAAGCTGATCGATGCGCTCAGGCGCCGCGGCCGGCGCGTCTTCGTCAACATCGACGATTTCGCCGAGACGCTGCCCGGGGAGGCGCCGCAGGAGACGGCCTCGGCGGGCGAGGTCACCGCCCAGCTCAACACGCTGCCGCAGCGCCAGCGCGACGTGTTGCAGTCGATTGCGGTCGACAGCGCCTCGATCAAGGATACGGCGACGAAATTTGCGATGAGCGAAGGTGCGGTGCGCGTCGCGCTGCATCGGGGGCTCGCGGCCCTGACCGCCAAACTACGGGACCACTAG
- a CDS encoding enoyl-CoA hydratase, translated as MSTFEHIIVESIKAVGIIKLNRPKMLNALSFGVFREIAAAVDDLEADDAIGCIVLTGSEKAFAAGADIKEMQPKGFIDMFSEDFAAIGGDRVARCRKPTIAAVAGYALGGGCELAMMCDFIIAADTAKFGQPEITLGTIPGIGGTQRLTRAIGKAKAMDLCLTGRMMDAAEAERSGLVSRVVPADRLMDETIAAAEKIASMSRPAVAMAKEAVNRAFETTLAEGMSVERNLFHSTFALEDRSEGMAAFIEKRKPVNKNR; from the coding sequence ATGAGCACGTTCGAACACATCATCGTCGAAAGCATCAAGGCAGTCGGCATCATCAAGCTGAACCGGCCGAAGATGCTCAACGCGCTCTCCTTCGGCGTCTTCCGCGAGATCGCCGCGGCCGTCGACGATCTCGAAGCCGATGACGCCATCGGCTGCATCGTCCTGACCGGCAGCGAGAAGGCGTTTGCCGCCGGCGCCGACATCAAGGAGATGCAGCCGAAGGGCTTCATCGACATGTTCTCCGAAGATTTCGCCGCGATCGGCGGCGATCGCGTCGCTCGCTGCCGCAAGCCGACCATCGCCGCAGTCGCGGGTTATGCGCTTGGCGGCGGCTGCGAGCTCGCGATGATGTGCGATTTCATCATCGCCGCCGACACCGCCAAGTTCGGCCAGCCCGAGATCACGCTCGGCACCATCCCCGGCATCGGCGGCACGCAGCGTCTCACCCGTGCGATCGGCAAGGCCAAGGCCATGGATCTCTGCCTCACCGGCCGCATGATGGATGCGGCGGAGGCCGAGCGCAGCGGCCTCGTCAGCCGCGTTGTGCCCGCCGACAGACTGATGGACGAGACGATTGCAGCTGCGGAGAAGATCGCGTCGATGTCGCGGCCCGCCGTCGCGATGGCCAAGGAAGCGGTCAACCGCGCCTTCGAGACCACGCTCGCCGAGGGCATGAGCGTCGAGCGCAATCTGTTCCACTCGACCTTCGCGCTCGAGGACCGCTCCGAGGGCATGGCGGCGTTCATCGAGAAGCGCAAGCCAGTGAACAAGAACCGGTAG
- a CDS encoding acetyl-CoA hydrolase/transferase C-terminal domain-containing protein: MPKFFSDPDALAEEIVRDVGTDLVVGLPLGLGKANHVVNALYARACADPDIKLTLLSALTLEKPRPKALIERRFITPVIDRLFGGYPDLAYPQALRENRLPPNIKIVEFFVLAGRWLHVPLAQQNYISANYTHAASYLLARGMNVVMQLVAKRLVDGVPRYSLSCNTDTTLDVLRARRAGRASFKLIAQVNSELPFMPGEGDLPAAEFSAVLDSAATDFPLFAPPSEPISDTRYAIGLNAASTVADGGTLQIGIGQIGDALAQGLILRQRNSEAFRDVVTRLSPGRPAIAQEAGRFQAGLYGVSEMVTEAFIGLIDAGILKRAIDGVVLHGAFFLGPKSFYRALREMPPDQLARIRMMPVSFTNELYNEEDQKRRARLDARFVNVTMMATLLGAAVSDGLDDGQVVSGVGGQYNFVAQAFALHGARSVLALEATRQSGRAVKSNILWRYGHETIPRHLRDVFVTEYGVADLRGKSDADVIAGVLTIADSRFQDELARVAKDAGKLPRGHEIPSAHRENHPERIAAALKPAREAGLLPSFPFGCDFTEVEQRLIPALEILQGAQHSSRALAGLLWQGSTRKPDRDDEACLARLGLDRPKTWPERFYRALVSAALVQSRR; the protein is encoded by the coding sequence ATGCCGAAATTCTTCTCCGATCCCGATGCGCTCGCGGAGGAGATCGTTCGCGACGTCGGAACCGATCTGGTGGTCGGTCTGCCGCTTGGTCTTGGCAAGGCCAATCATGTCGTCAATGCTCTCTATGCGCGGGCCTGTGCCGATCCTGACATCAAGCTGACATTGCTGTCGGCGTTGACCTTGGAAAAGCCGCGGCCGAAGGCGCTGATCGAGCGGCGGTTCATCACGCCGGTGATCGATCGCCTGTTCGGCGGGTATCCCGATCTGGCCTATCCTCAAGCGCTGCGTGAAAACCGGCTGCCGCCCAACATCAAGATCGTCGAGTTCTTCGTTCTGGCCGGCCGCTGGCTGCACGTGCCGTTGGCGCAGCAGAACTACATCTCGGCCAACTACACCCACGCGGCGAGCTATCTGCTGGCGCGGGGAATGAACGTGGTGATGCAGCTGGTGGCCAAGCGCCTCGTCGACGGCGTGCCGCGCTATAGCCTGTCCTGCAACACGGACACGACGCTGGATGTGCTGCGCGCGCGTCGTGCCGGACGTGCGTCGTTCAAGTTGATCGCGCAAGTCAATTCCGAGCTGCCATTCATGCCGGGCGAGGGCGATCTTCCGGCCGCGGAGTTTTCCGCCGTGCTGGACAGCGCGGCGACCGACTTTCCCCTGTTTGCGCCGCCGTCCGAGCCGATCTCCGATACCAGATACGCCATCGGCCTGAATGCGGCATCGACGGTGGCCGACGGCGGTACGCTGCAAATCGGCATCGGGCAGATCGGCGATGCGCTGGCGCAGGGCCTGATCCTGCGTCAGCGCAATAGCGAAGCGTTTCGCGACGTCGTCACGCGGTTGTCGCCAGGGCGGCCGGCCATTGCGCAGGAAGCCGGCCGCTTCCAGGCCGGCCTCTACGGCGTCAGCGAGATGGTGACCGAGGCGTTCATCGGCCTGATCGACGCCGGCATTCTCAAGCGTGCCATTGACGGTGTCGTGCTGCACGGCGCCTTCTTTCTCGGTCCCAAATCGTTCTATCGCGCACTGCGCGAGATGCCGCCGGACCAACTCGCACGCATCCGGATGATGCCGGTGTCGTTCACCAACGAGCTCTACAACGAGGAAGACCAGAAGCGCCGCGCCCGCCTCGACGCGCGCTTCGTCAACGTCACGATGATGGCCACGCTGCTGGGCGCGGCGGTGTCCGACGGTCTCGACGATGGCCAGGTCGTGAGCGGTGTCGGCGGGCAGTACAATTTCGTGGCCCAGGCCTTCGCGCTTCACGGCGCGCGGTCGGTCCTTGCGCTCGAGGCGACGCGGCAATCGGGTCGCGCGGTGAAATCCAACATTCTCTGGCGCTACGGCCACGAAACCATCCCGCGCCATCTGCGCGATGTCTTCGTCACCGAATACGGCGTTGCTGATCTCCGCGGCAAGTCGGATGCCGACGTGATTGCCGGCGTGCTGACGATCGCGGACTCCCGCTTTCAGGATGAGTTGGCGCGGGTCGCCAAGGATGCCGGCAAGCTGCCGCGGGGTCATGAGATCCCTTCCGCCCATCGCGAAAACCACCCTGAAAGGATCGCGGCAGCGCTGAAGCCCGCGCGCGAGGCGGGGCTGTTGCCGTCGTTCCCGTTCGGATGCGATTTCACCGAGGTCGAGCAGCGCCTGATCCCGGCGCTGGAGATCCTGCAGGGCGCGCAACATTCATCGCGCGCGCTGGCAGGCCTGCTGTGGCAGGGATCGACGCGAAAGCCTGACCGAGACGATGAGGCCTGTCTCGCTCGCCTCGGCCTCGACCGCCCCAAGACGTGGCCGGAGCGCTTCTATCGCGCCCTCGTCAGCGCGGCCTTGGTGCAGAGCCGACGCTAA